In a single window of the Anaerocolumna cellulosilytica genome:
- a CDS encoding NAD(P)-dependent malic enzyme: MTNSEKALMLHGSWNGKIETVSKCTVKTREDLALAYTPGVAEPCKAIADDTEAAYKYTLKANTVAVISDGSAVLGLGNIGPYAAMPVMEGKAVLFKEFGGMNAFPICLDTQDTEEIIKTIVNIAPAFGGINLEDISAPRCFEIEERLKGLLNIPVFHDDQHGTAIVVLAGIINALKVTGKTKEDSRVVINGAGSAGIAIGKLLLSYGFKHLTLCDRIGILTPSSEGLNWMQQKMTEVTNLSHNEGSLSDALKNADIFIGVSAPGIVTQDMVASMNKDAILFAMANPVPEIMPELAKAAGAKIVGTGRSDFPNQVNNVIAFPGIFKGALEGRAVQITEDMKLAAALAIAALVPETELNADNILPQPFDPRVCEAVSNAVKAHICP; encoded by the coding sequence ATGACTAACAGTGAAAAGGCATTAATGCTGCATGGATCGTGGAACGGTAAAATAGAAACCGTATCGAAATGTACCGTAAAAACCAGAGAAGACCTGGCTCTGGCATATACCCCGGGTGTAGCAGAACCCTGCAAAGCAATCGCTGACGATACGGAAGCGGCATACAAATATACATTAAAGGCAAATACTGTAGCCGTCATCTCTGATGGCAGTGCAGTTCTTGGTCTTGGTAATATCGGTCCCTATGCCGCAATGCCTGTTATGGAAGGAAAAGCGGTTTTATTTAAAGAATTTGGTGGGATGAATGCATTTCCAATCTGTCTGGATACCCAGGATACCGAGGAAATAATTAAGACAATTGTAAATATAGCGCCTGCCTTTGGCGGAATTAATCTAGAAGATATCTCTGCCCCCCGTTGTTTCGAAATAGAAGAGCGTCTAAAAGGACTCTTAAATATACCAGTTTTTCATGACGACCAGCATGGAACTGCTATTGTTGTCCTGGCTGGAATCATCAACGCCCTTAAAGTTACCGGCAAAACAAAAGAAGATAGCCGGGTTGTGATTAATGGTGCCGGGTCTGCCGGTATTGCTATCGGTAAATTGTTATTATCCTATGGATTTAAACACCTTACTCTTTGCGATAGAATCGGTATCCTTACGCCTTCCTCAGAAGGACTGAACTGGATGCAGCAGAAAATGACAGAAGTCACTAATTTAAGCCATAATGAAGGTTCACTTTCTGATGCACTAAAAAACGCTGATATCTTCATTGGTGTTTCAGCACCAGGTATTGTAACGCAAGATATGGTAGCTTCTATGAATAAAGATGCTATTTTGTTTGCCATGGCAAATCCGGTTCCTGAAATTATGCCAGAACTAGCAAAGGCTGCCGGAGCTAAAATCGTTGGAACGGGACGCTCCGATTTCCCTAACCAGGTCAATAATGTAATCGCTTTCCCTGGTATATTTAAAGGAGCACTGGAAGGACGTGCGGTTCAGATTACTGAAGATATGAAACTGGCCGCTGCACTGGCAATTGCTGCTTTGGTGCCTGAAACGGAACTGAATGCCGATAATATCTTACCTCAGCCCTTTGATCCAAGAGTATGTGAAGCCGTTAGCAATGCAGTAAAGGCTCATATATGTCCTTAA
- a CDS encoding TIGR01212 family radical SAM protein (This family includes YhcC from E. coli K-12, an uncharacterized radical SAM protein.) has translation MSLIQWGEKPYYSLDYYIKQTYGKKLYKLSLNAGLTCPNRDGTLGTRGCIFCSEGGSGDFSSSSTLSITAQIEAAKKKVDSKLKPPKDVTVAGSLSPASNYIAYFQAFTNTYGDLAYLEKIFTEAINHPDIAILSIATRPDCLNEDILNLLAALNERKPVWIELGLQSCHEKTARFIRRGYSLPVFEEAVNNLQKRSIITIVHLILGLPGESTSDILESVSYVASLPIQGVKLQLLHILKNTDLAVYNPSVYTMEEYADLLIRCIENLPKDMVIHRITGDGPKNLLLAPLWSSNKKAVLNLIHKEFKNRKTWQGKKLETTNKSNL, from the coding sequence ATGTCCTTAATTCAATGGGGGGAAAAGCCATATTATTCCCTGGATTACTATATAAAACAAACCTACGGAAAAAAACTATACAAGCTATCTTTAAATGCAGGACTGACCTGTCCTAATCGTGACGGAACCTTAGGAACACGTGGCTGTATCTTCTGCAGTGAAGGAGGTTCAGGGGATTTTTCATCCTCTTCTACCCTATCCATCACTGCGCAAATTGAGGCGGCTAAGAAAAAGGTTGACTCCAAATTAAAACCTCCTAAAGATGTTACAGTTGCAGGTTCTCTTTCCCCAGCAAGTAATTATATTGCATACTTTCAAGCCTTTACGAATACCTATGGAGATTTGGCTTATTTGGAAAAAATATTTACAGAAGCTATAAATCACCCTGACATTGCAATACTATCGATTGCTACCAGACCTGATTGTCTTAATGAAGATATACTTAATCTGTTGGCAGCATTAAATGAAAGAAAGCCCGTATGGATTGAACTTGGACTGCAAAGCTGTCACGAAAAAACAGCCAGGTTTATCAGGAGAGGTTATTCTTTACCCGTTTTTGAAGAAGCCGTTAACAACTTGCAGAAAAGAAGCATAATCACCATTGTTCATTTAATATTAGGACTTCCCGGTGAGAGTACCTCCGATATATTAGAATCAGTATCTTATGTGGCATCACTTCCCATACAGGGTGTTAAATTACAGCTTTTGCATATTCTAAAGAACACCGATTTGGCCGTTTACAACCCCTCTGTCTATACCATGGAGGAATATGCAGACCTATTAATCCGCTGCATTGAAAACCTTCCAAAGGATATGGTAATTCATCGAATTACCGGAGATGGACCTAAGAACCTGCTATTGGCTCCCCTATGGAGCAGCAATAAAAAGGCTGTTCTAAATTTAATTCACAAAGAATTTAAAAATAGAAAGACCTGGCAGGGTAAGAAACTTGAGACAACTAACAAATCTAATTTATGA
- a CDS encoding DUF4364 family protein: MQSDAFTLYKLIILFLLDKVDFPLTNAQISNFILEKDYTNYFNIQQSIAELIETDFITMESVGHSSHYRITDSGRETLSFFEYMISPAIQADIHEYLRKNRYSLRDEVSTLSEYFETKKGEYIVNLKVMEKDASIIEVNITVPTEEDASRISHNWRNKSQQVYAYVLSSLLKEEDEE, translated from the coding sequence ATGCAATCAGATGCTTTTACCTTATATAAATTAATAATCTTATTTCTTTTGGATAAAGTAGATTTTCCGTTGACCAATGCTCAAATTTCTAATTTTATTCTGGAAAAGGACTATACTAATTATTTTAACATACAGCAATCCATTGCAGAATTGATTGAAACTGATTTTATTACCATGGAATCTGTCGGACATAGTTCACATTATCGTATTACCGACTCCGGACGAGAGACCCTATCATTTTTTGAATATATGATATCTCCTGCTATTCAGGCGGATATCCATGAATATCTCAGAAAAAACCGCTATTCTCTTCGTGATGAAGTATCTACTCTTTCTGAATATTTTGAAACAAAGAAGGGTGAATATATAGTAAATCTAAAAGTAATGGAAAAGGATGCCTCTATTATTGAAGTTAATATCACAGTCCCTACTGAAGAAGATGCATCAAGGATATCCCATAACTGGCGAAATAAAAGCCAGCAGGTTTATGCTTATGTACTTAGCAGTCTGCTCAAGGAAGAGGATGAAGAATAA